In the Paenibacillus sp. FSL H7-0357 genome, one interval contains:
- a CDS encoding GNAT family N-acetyltransferase, which translates to MNTIIKLNLQDEIILSELWSLQHKAYRLEAEMIGFHEIPPLLETRDMLSQSQEDFYGRFDSSGDLMGAVAVLEESPGKLTVTRMMVSPEYFRQGVAGSLLEFIFAHYPGMEQFIVSTGKLNIPAVTLYTKHGFIPAGLEEVAPGVELIEFYRSGML; encoded by the coding sequence ATGAACACAATTATCAAGCTTAATCTGCAGGATGAGATCATTCTTAGTGAGCTATGGAGCCTCCAGCATAAAGCTTACCGGCTGGAAGCGGAGATGATCGGATTCCATGAAATTCCGCCATTGCTGGAGACAAGAGATATGCTGAGCCAGTCTCAGGAGGATTTCTACGGCCGTTTCGACAGCAGCGGGGATCTGATGGGGGCTGTTGCCGTGCTGGAAGAGTCACCGGGCAAGCTGACTGTGACGCGAATGATGGTGAGTCCTGAGTATTTCCGCCAAGGGGTGGCCGGAAGCCTGCTGGAATTTATCTTTGCCCATTATCCGGGAATGGAGCAGTTTATTGTATCTACAGGGAAGCTCAATATTCCTGCAGTTACACTGTATACCAAACATGGGTTTATTCCTGCCGGACTAGAGGAAGTAGCACCGGGTGTGGAACTGATTGAATTTTATCGGAGTGGTATGCTTTGA